A DNA window from Arachis hypogaea cultivar Tifrunner chromosome 18, arahy.Tifrunner.gnm2.J5K5, whole genome shotgun sequence contains the following coding sequences:
- the LOC112772383 gene encoding cytochrome P450 94C1 isoform X2: MFSAVLICVMESSRTCFCDKEIRNRLQESERKLGSSMPFDEAKERVTQLEKEVTSLDSVMDLQDILRRFSFDNICKFSFGVDPGCLQPSLPVSPFAAAFDTASKLSAERAMTSSPITWKIKRLLNIGSEKKLKQAIKITNNLAEELINKRRKIGFSTRKDLLSRFMSSVENDNKYLRDIIVSFLLAGRDTVAAALTGFFFLLSKNPSVEVLIREQLDRILDNPVQECASFEQLQRMHYLTAAIYESMRLFPPVQFDSKFAQEDDVLPDGTFVPMGTRVTYHPYAMGRMERVWGSDCLKFKPERWLHDGVFVPEDPFKYPVFQAGVRICLGKELAVVEMKSLVATLIRQFDIRVVGSDTEPRFAPGLTATMRGGLSVRVYERSGRWNDP, from the exons ATGTTCTCCGCGGTGTTGATTTGTGTGATGGAATCCTCAAGAACCTGTTTTTGT GACAAGGAGATTAGGAATCGTCTTCAAGAAAGTGAGCGGAAATTGGGCTCATCAATGCCTTTCGATGAAGCCAAGGAGAGAGTTACCCAGCTTGAGAAAGAAGTTACGTCATTGGATAG TGTGATGGATTTACAAGACATATTGCGACGTTTCTCGTTCGACAACATTTGCAAATTCTCCTTCGGCGTGGACCCAGGTTGTCTCCAACCATCCCTACCTGTTTCACCCTTCGCCGCCGCTTTCGACACGGCCTCCAAGCTCTCGGCAGAGCGTGCAATGACATCATCACCAATCACATGGAAGATCAAGCGCCTACTTAACATTGGATCCGAGAAGAAGCTGAAGCAAGCCATCAAAATCACAAACAACTTAGCAGAAGAGTTAATAAACAAGCGCAGGAAAATCGGATTCTCCACAAGAAAGGATCTCCTCTCAAGGTTCATGAGCTCTGTCGAAAACGACAACAAATACCTCAGAGACATAATCGTTAGTTTTCTATTGGCTGGTCGCGACACTGTTGCGGCCGCGTTAACcggtttctttttcttgttatcCAAAAACCCAAGTGTTGAGGTCTTGATCCGGGAACAATTGGACCGGATCCTGGACAATCCGGTCCAGGAATGTGCGAGTTTCGAGCAGCTGCAGCGAATGCATTATCTCACTGCTGCGATTTACGAGAGCATGAGACTCTTTCCGCCGGTTCAGTTTGACTCCAAGTTCGCGCAAGAGGATGATGTGTTACCGGATGGTACATTTGTACCCATGGGTACGAGGGTTACATATCATCCGTATGCAATGGGTCGGATGGAGCGGGTTTGGGGGTCCGATTGCCTCAAATTCAAACCCGAAAGATGGTTGCATGACGGTGTGTTTGTGCCGGAGGATCCATTTAAATACCCGGTTTTTCAGGCTGGGGTTAGGATTTGTTTGGGAAAAGAGTTGGCAGTTGTAGAGATGAAATCCTTGGTGGCTACATTGATAAGGCAATTTGATATTCGGGTAGTTGGGTCTGACACGGAGCCCCGGTTTGCACCAGGTCTTACCGCAACCATGCGGGGTGGGTTGTCGGTTCGGGTTTATGAGAGAAGTGGGCGATGGAATGACCCCTGA
- the LOC112772383 gene encoding cytochrome P450 94C1 isoform X1 codes for MDVDSQPTMEETILVGDDLMMGPPSPVVPPEIASHVLRGVDLCDGILKNLFLCLQINDIEPFCQDELALYKQCAERRDKEIRNRLQESERKLGSSMPFDEAKERVTQLEKEVTSLDSVMDLQDILRRFSFDNICKFSFGVDPGCLQPSLPVSPFAAAFDTASKLSAERAMTSSPITWKIKRLLNIGSEKKLKQAIKITNNLAEELINKRRKIGFSTRKDLLSRFMSSVENDNKYLRDIIVSFLLAGRDTVAAALTGFFFLLSKNPSVEVLIREQLDRILDNPVQECASFEQLQRMHYLTAAIYESMRLFPPVQFDSKFAQEDDVLPDGTFVPMGTRVTYHPYAMGRMERVWGSDCLKFKPERWLHDGVFVPEDPFKYPVFQAGVRICLGKELAVVEMKSLVATLIRQFDIRVVGSDTEPRFAPGLTATMRGGLSVRVYERSGRWNDP; via the exons ATGGATG TTGATTCACAGCCAACTATGGAAGAAACGATTCTGGTGGGCGATGACCTGATGATGGGTCCACCGTCACCTGTTGTGCCACCTGAAATCGCATCCCATGTTCTCCGCGGTGTTGATTTGTGTGATGGAATCCTCAAGAACCTGTTTTTGT GCTTGCAAATCAATGACATTGAACCATTCTGCCAGGATGAGCTTGCTCTTTATAAACAATGTGCTGAAAGAAGG GACAAGGAGATTAGGAATCGTCTTCAAGAAAGTGAGCGGAAATTGGGCTCATCAATGCCTTTCGATGAAGCCAAGGAGAGAGTTACCCAGCTTGAGAAAGAAGTTACGTCATTGGATAG TGTGATGGATTTACAAGACATATTGCGACGTTTCTCGTTCGACAACATTTGCAAATTCTCCTTCGGCGTGGACCCAGGTTGTCTCCAACCATCCCTACCTGTTTCACCCTTCGCCGCCGCTTTCGACACGGCCTCCAAGCTCTCGGCAGAGCGTGCAATGACATCATCACCAATCACATGGAAGATCAAGCGCCTACTTAACATTGGATCCGAGAAGAAGCTGAAGCAAGCCATCAAAATCACAAACAACTTAGCAGAAGAGTTAATAAACAAGCGCAGGAAAATCGGATTCTCCACAAGAAAGGATCTCCTCTCAAGGTTCATGAGCTCTGTCGAAAACGACAACAAATACCTCAGAGACATAATCGTTAGTTTTCTATTGGCTGGTCGCGACACTGTTGCGGCCGCGTTAACcggtttctttttcttgttatcCAAAAACCCAAGTGTTGAGGTCTTGATCCGGGAACAATTGGACCGGATCCTGGACAATCCGGTCCAGGAATGTGCGAGTTTCGAGCAGCTGCAGCGAATGCATTATCTCACTGCTGCGATTTACGAGAGCATGAGACTCTTTCCGCCGGTTCAGTTTGACTCCAAGTTCGCGCAAGAGGATGATGTGTTACCGGATGGTACATTTGTACCCATGGGTACGAGGGTTACATATCATCCGTATGCAATGGGTCGGATGGAGCGGGTTTGGGGGTCCGATTGCCTCAAATTCAAACCCGAAAGATGGTTGCATGACGGTGTGTTTGTGCCGGAGGATCCATTTAAATACCCGGTTTTTCAGGCTGGGGTTAGGATTTGTTTGGGAAAAGAGTTGGCAGTTGTAGAGATGAAATCCTTGGTGGCTACATTGATAAGGCAATTTGATATTCGGGTAGTTGGGTCTGACACGGAGCCCCGGTTTGCACCAGGTCTTACCGCAACCATGCGGGGTGGGTTGTCGGTTCGGGTTTATGAGAGAAGTGGGCGATGGAATGACCCCTGA